The nucleotide window AAACAACAAAGAAGAATTAAAAAAATTATTCAAAAAAAACAAAATAGTAATAGATTTATTACCAACAATATTTAGAAAACACATAACGGAAATAGCAATAGAAACAAAAACGAACCTAGTAAACACTTCTTTCAGCTACCACATAGAAGAACTATCAAATCAGATAACACAAGCAAAAATAATAATTATGCCAGAAGCAGGACTAGACCCAGGAATAGACCTAATACTCGCAGGAGAAGCAAAAAAAAGATTTGACGAAATAACACACTTCGCATCAGCATGCGGGGGAGTACCAACAAAAGAAGCATGTGACAATCCTCTAAATTACAAAATAAGCTGGAACTTCGAAGGAGTACTATCAGCATACAAAAGACCAGCAAACATAATAGAACAAGGAAATATAATAAACATAGAACCAGAAGAACTATTTAATTACAGCGAAGAAATAGAAATAGAAACAATAGGAAAAATGGAAATGTACCCTAACGGTTATTCAACAAGATACGCAGAAACACTAGAATTAAACAACGTACCAAACGTAGCAAGATACACATTAAGATGGCCGGGACACTCAGACTTCTGGAAAAAAATAATACAACTAGGAATAATAGATGACGAACCAATACTAGGAATAAGCCCAAAACAATACTTAGCAAAAGTCTTAGAATCAAAATTACAATACAAAGAAAACGAAAAAGACCTAGTAGTACTAAGAAACGAAGTAAAAGGAAAAATAAAAGGAAAAGAAAAAACACTAACACAAACACTAATAGATACAAAAGACAAAACAGGACTAATGGCAATGAACAGAACCGTAGGATTCACAGCGAGCATAATCGCACAAATGATATTAAACAAAAAAATCACAAAAAAAGGATTGCTAAACCCAGCAAAAGACATACCATACCCTGAATTCATAAAAGAACTAAAAAAAAGAAAAATAAAAATAAAAGAAACACTAAAATAAAAAAATGACTTGGCTAACATACGCGATAACAGTGATGGTACTAGCAACCGCTGCTATGTTACTAGAAAAAAAATCACTACTAAGATAACACGCAATGCAATTCTCAGCGGTACTAGCAATAATAAATATGCTAATAGACCTACCTTTCCTAGTAACAGCGAACTACGCTTCTCTCAACATAAAAATAATAACAATGATGTTCTTCGCATCAATAATAGGAAGCTTAGCATACTTATTCATGGCTAAATCAGTAAGACACACAGAAATAAGCATAGCTGCACCACTACTAGCCCTATCACCAGCACTCACAGCGATAATAGGATTCATACTAATAGGAGAAAAACTAACAAACCTACAAATAATAGGAATGGCACTAATAGTAATAGGATCATACATGATAACCCTAAAAAAAGAAGACACATTCATGAAAGGAATAACAAAAGTATTCAAATACAAATACTACAGATTCATATTATTCTCAGTAATACTATATTCCTTTTCGAGCGTAGTAGACAAATACTTACTAATAACGCACAACTTAGAACCAACAACGTACGTAGCCATAATGCAAATATTCATCGCGATACACTTATTCACAATGATATCAATATTTCACGGAGGAACAAAAGACATAAAAGAAGGATTCAAAAAAGCAAAATGGCTAATACTACTAGTATCCGTATTCACCGTAGGTTACAGATTCGCACAATCAGAAGCATTCAAACTAACACAAACAGGACTCGTAATAGCAATGAAAAGAGTATCAGCACTCTTCGTAGTACTAATAGGAGGAGAAATATTCAAAGAAAAACACAAACTACAAAGAATCATAGCAACAATAATAATGATAACAGGAGTAATATTAATAATATTATAAAAAAAATTTATTCAACCAAAATAGCAGGCTTACCAGGCAAAGCCTTATCAGCTTTTTGTTCCTTAGAATCATCAGCTTTTTCAACCAAGACTTCGCATCCGAATTCATCTTTTACTAGGTTCATATTTTCTTCAATGTTTTTTAATTCTTCAACCAAAGAAATATCTTCTCTAGTTAATTTAGATTCATCTTTCAAAAATAAAGGAATAAGCTTCATAACATCCTTACTATGATTCTTCAAATCAGTACTCATAACTCGCTTAATTATTTCTTTAGAATCACGAGTCTCTTTTATGATTGATTTGTATAACTTTATGAAATCATACTTCCATTCAGATGAAACAATAACTCTTATTTTCTTAGGAGAAATACCAATTAATTTAATCACGCTCCTAATATCTTCCCTCAAATCAAGAATTAAATCATCCAAATACTCAGATTTCTCATCAATCAAGGATTCATCAAAAACAGGCCAAGACTCCACCGAAACCAAAGTTTTATTTCCAAGCCTAGACCACAACTCTTCAGCAATATGAGGCATAAAAGGAGATAATAATTTTATGTAAACTTCAAAATCTTTTTTGGAAAGACCTTTATCAAACTCTGAAAACAATTCTCTTAATTCAATAACAGCTAAGTTATATTTCATGTTCTCTATGTAACTAGTAACATTCCTAACAGTTTTATGAATCTTACTCACAACTTTAGAACTCGTACTATTTTCCCTAAAAGAATCAGAAAACCTCAACAATTTATTAACGAAACGAAAACTACCCTCAGCGCCAGTATCACTCCAAGCAATATCTTTATCAGGAGAAGCCTGACTCACAAGGAATAAACGAGCACTATCAATACCATACTTATCAGAAACAGTTTCAGGAAGAACAACGTTACCCTTAGACTTAGACATCTTCTCACCATCAGGACCAAGAAGCATACCTTGATTAAACAACCTCTTAGCAGGCTCACCAAACTTTAACAAACCAATATCCCTAAGAAACTTAGTGTAAAACCTAGAATAAATAAGATGCATACAAGCATGCTCCTTCCCACCAATATAAAAGTCGACGGGGCACCAATAATTAACATTTTCCTTACTAAAAATCTCTTTTTCATTCTTAGAATCAGTGTACCTAAGAAAGTACCAAGAACTATTAACAAAAGTATCCATGGTATCAGTTTCTAACCTGTACTTCTTACCATTAATTTCAACGAAATGAGACTTACTAGTCTCCAAAGGATTACCAATACCTTCCTTGAACGTAACATCATCAGGCAAAACAATAGGCAACAAATCCTCAGGAACAGGACAAGGATTATTATCCTCATCATAATACACAGGAATAGGAGTGCCCCAATAACGCTGACGAGAAATCAACCAATCACGCAAACGAAAATTAACCTTCTCAGAACCCACACCAAGAGATTCTAATTTCTTAGTAATCTCCTTCTTAGCAACCTCACTAGACAAACCATTAAATTCTTTACTATTAACAAGAACGCCCTCACCAGTAAAAGCCTTACCCTGCTCATTCTTACCTTTAACAACATCCTTAATAGGAATCTCGTATTTCTTAGCGAACTCAAAATCACGCTGATCATGAGCAGGAACAGCCATTACCATACCAGAACCATACTCAGCCAAAACAAAGTTACCAGCATAAACAGGAATCTCCTCACCAGTCAAAGGATGCACAGCAAAAGAACCAGTAAAAACACCCTCCTTCTCCAACTTATCCATATCTTCCTGCTTAACAGAATGAATCTTCTTCCTAAAATCATCAACAGCTTGCTTATTTTCATCAGTTACTAATTCATCAAGCTTAGAATGCTGAGCACTAACAACCATGAAAGTAACACCAAACAAAGTATCAGGCCTAGTAGTGAAAACTTTCCAATCCTCACCATTAATTTTAAAAACAATCTCAGTCCCAAAACTCTTATTAATCCAATTCAACTGAAGCTTCTTAATAGTATCAGGCCAACCAACCAAATCCTTAATGCCCTCATATAACTCATCAGAATACTCACTTATTTTCAAAAACCACTGACTAAGATGCTTAACCTCAACTTCGGTATCATCATGACGCCAACACATACCATTATGAACCTGCTCATTAGCAAGAACAGTATTACACTTAGAACACCAATTCACACCCGAAGTTTTTTTATAAACCAAGCCCCTCTTGTACATCTGCAAAAAAATCCACTGATCCCACTTAAAATAATCAGGCTTATGAGTCTCAACAATCCTAGACCAATCATAACTCAAACCAAGATTCTTCATCTGCCTAATATAATTCTTAACAGCTTCTTCCGTGAACTTCCTAGGATGAACACCAGCCTTAATAGAAGCATTCTCAGTAGGCAAACCAAGAGAATCAAAACCCATAGGATACAAAACATTAAAACCAGTCATACGCTTAAACCTAGCAAAAATATCACCAATCGTATAATTCAACGCGTGACCCATATGTAAGCCAGAAGCACTAGGATATGGAAACATCTCCAAAACATAAAACTTCTCTTTACTTTTATCCTCAGAGACTTTAAAAATACCTTTCTCATCCCAAACTTTTTGCCACTTCTTCTCAATGCTCGCAAAATCAACCATGATGACACCTTTCAAACAAAACGAATAAACAAAAATATATAAAACTTTACCCAAAAAAACAAAAAACTACAAATCCTTAACATCATATAATTCAATAGCATTAGTAACTTTCTTTTCATACTCTTTTTTATTCCTTAACAAAAGAACCTTATCACTATTCTTTAAAACTCCAATAAATTTTAATCTTTTCAACAAAGTCTTAGCACTAACAACATGCTTCTTACCCATAACCAAAGACTCAACACTCCAAGACAACACTAACAAAGAACTAACCAAATCATTATTTGTTACAGCAATAACTTTTTTACCAACACGATACCTAGAAATCATACTAGCAGTATAACCAGAACTAGTAAGACACACAATTTTACTAATATCAAGAGAAAAAAGAAGAGAACTAGCAGCACCAATCAAACTCTCACTATCATTCTTCACTTCAAACACTTTAGGCAAAACATGATTATCAGCCTCCTTCAAAACAGAAGACAACTCCTTAATTACAAGAATAGGATGCTTACCAACAGCAGTCTCACCACTAAGCATCACAGCATCAGCGCCATCCATCACAGCATTAGCAACATCACTCACCTCAGCCCTAGTAGGCTCAACAGAATAAACCATTGATTCAAACATCTGAGTAGCAACAATACAAGACTTACCAAACTCATTACACAAATCAACAATATTTTTCTGAACAAAAGGAACATTCTCCTTACCAATTTCAACAGCCAAATCACCCCTGGCAATCATAACCGCGTCACTAACCATAACTATTTCTTTTATATTCTTTAATCCTTCATTATTCTCAATCTTACTAACAATTAAAGAATCAGTCAATTTTCTTAACCTAAGAACATCCTCTTTGTTTCTAACAAAACTCAACGCAACAAAATCCACCTTGTTTTTCTTCGCGAACTTAATAACATCTAAGTCTTTACCAGAAAGATTAGGAACCTTAAGTCTACGATTAGGAACATTAACACCCTTATTCTCCAATACAACAGCATCATCCTGAAACTCCAATAACACACAATCTTTAGATTTTTCTTTTACCTTCGACTTAATCAAACCATTATCAAAAAAAACCAAATCATTCTTTCTTAAACTATCAATAATATCATAATTAAAATAAGGAAATTTCTTCCTAAAAATTTTAACCAATTCCATTTTTTTAACTTTCAAAGGTTCCTTTAAACAAATACGAAGATCAGGACCTTTAAGATCAAGCATAACAGGAACACTTACCTTTTTTGCAAAATCAACAAATCTTTGATACTGAGAAAAATCACCATGCGCAGTATTAACCCTAAAAACAGACACACCAGCTTTTTTTAACCCAGAAATAACTTTAAGATTATTAGTACTAGGACCAAGAGTGCAAACAATTTTAGTTTTTACCATTTTAAAAAAAATCACCAAGACCTTTCTGAGCATTAACCTTTTTATATTCTTCCAATTTTAACAAAGTACTATTAACTCTTTCCTCAGAAAAATCATGCTCATCAACCAATATTTTCTTAATCTCATCAACATCAGGATTCTTAAAATCCAAAACATAATCATCAGTAACAGGCATATTTTTAATCAAATCAAAAATATTCCTCCAAGAAAAATCAAAATGCTCAGACCACTTAGCTTCTTCAAACAACACATCAAAATCATCACCGTGCTTTTCAATCAATTTCAAAGCCTTCTTAGGACCAATACCTTTAACACCACCATAATTATAATCAGTACCAACCAATATAGACAGAACAATCAACTGATCCTGAGACATACCCAAAAATTCTAAGTTTTCTTTTAACACAATTAATTCAGGCTCAGAAGCTTTATGATGAAGCTGACCAGGCATCTTCCTCCTAGCAGTAATACTAAGATTCCTAACCATCCTAGGAGCCTCATTCAACAAACAATCAGCATCCTGAGACAAAACAGCGAAAGCATCACCCTTCTTAACCAAATAAGCAGCCTGAGCCTCACCCTCACTAGGAGCATCAATAACAGGCATACCCATAGCACTAATCAAACGCTTAGCTTCAACAACCATATCTTCTGATAAAAAAACTGAACGAGCAGCAAACTTCTTCATATTCTCAACATCACCCTGATCCTTAGCTTGCTCATACAAATCCTTAGCTTCCTCCTTCAACTTATATCTACGCTCACGCTCCTTCTTCTTTAATTCAGGAGCCTCACCATCAAAAACAAAAACAAACTTAACACCTTTCTCCATCAAATTACTAAACCTAGAAAACAAACCAGTCAAATGACTCGTAATCCTACCCTTAGAATCCATAAGAGGAGAACCATCAGGACCACGAATAGTAGTCACGAACATATACAAAACATTAAAAGCATCAACCGCTAAAACCTTACCCTTAAGAGAATCAACCTTCAATTCATGACTTTTTAACAATTCAGTTATCGCAACACCCATAAAACAATCACAAAGAACAAAAAAAGAAAACATCTTTTAATACTTTTTGGATAAAACAAAAACAAAAACTAACGAGAAACACCCAACGCGATTTCATTAACAACCTTCACATAAGTATCACTATGATTATACGCACGAACAGCGCGCCAATTACGACTACCCTTACTTAGAGATTCACCATTCTTAGAAGAATCCCAATCATGAAGCTTCAAATAATTAGAAACAGAAGGAATAATACCCTCAACAGAAAACAAATCATCAATACTAGAAATCCTAGAATAATTATAAACAGAAGAAGGAATCCACTGACCAACACCAATAGCACCAGCAAAAGAACCTGAAACACCAGTTAAATCTTCTTCAAATTTTTTACTCAACCTTAAAACATAATCAGCTTCACGAACAGCAAAAGATTTCCTATTCGTTGTAACATATTGAGTAACCAAACTATTAACCAAATTATGCGTTCCCAAATTATTAACATCACCAAACCTAGTTTCAATCCCTAAAATACCAACAACGAACCTATAATCAACACCATCTTCATCTTCAACTTTCTTTAACACATCTAAGTACTTATCAGCAAAACCCTGAGCGTTACTAACAAACCAATCCAAACCAATACGCTTACCAAACTCCTCAAAAGAAACCTCACCAGAATCAGCAGATTTCAACAAATTACGCCTAAAAAAAAGAGTAACATCATCATCAATCCTCGCATTTCTTAACAAAGACTTAACCTCGCGCTCAGAAAAACCTCTATTAATCAAATCATTCTTAAAAGAAACCAAACCAGAAACAGCCAAACTATCATAATTATCAACCCAAAAAGATTTAGTATAATCATAATCAAACAAAAAATTCAAAGTATCACATTTTTGCTCCGAAACCAAAGGAAAATCAACACCACCAATAAACTCGTCACCGAAATTCACAGAATCATCATTATGAACAACAGGAACAAGCGATAAAAGGCTAGTCAAAACAATTTTCTTAATCATAAAAAAAAGAAACACACAAAACTATTTTAATATTACTAAAAAAATATTAAGTTTAGAAGAGTTTATATACAAAGAAGAACAACAACAAAACATGAAAATAAAATTCTACGGAAACAGAGGATGGATAACACAAACAGACGAACACAGCTGTTTCTCAATATACACCAAAAGAACAAAAATATTATTCGACGCAGGATCACCAAAAATACTAATCCCTGAAAACATTAACTTAGACGCAATCATATTATCACACGTACACCTAGACCACATAAAGAATTTATACAACTTATTAGCATACATGAACGTTAACGGAAGAAAAAAATCACTCAAAATATACGCGCCAATAAACCTAAAAGGAAAAATATCAGAAGAAATCATACCAAACGCTGACGACTTCAGAAAGTTCTCATACGAATTCATAACAATCCCACCAACAAAAATAGGCGACTTCAAATTCGACTTCTTCATATCAACACAAAAAACAAAACCAGTAGTTAAAGTATACTCAATAAAAATAAAAACAGAATCAAAATCAATAACATACATAACAGACGTATCACTAACAAACGAACTAATAGAATTCTGCAAAGAATCAGAAATAATAATATGTGACGCATCATCAAGACTAGAACAAAAATTTGGTCACTTCAGCCCGGAATCCGTTTCAAAAATAGCCCTAACAACCAACCCAAAAAAAATAATACTAACTCACTTCGACGAATTAACACCAGAAGAATTCTCAAAAAAAGTAAACTACAAAAACACGATATGCGCAACACCACTCCTAGAACTAGACATATAAAAAAAAATTAATCCTTAATTCTAGTCATTAAAAAAATAGCCATACTACCCAAAACAATAATACTTACTAAAGCTTTCACAACATCATCAAAAATAATAAAAGAACACAACAAAACAACAAAATGGTTTTATCAACACTTTTTTAAACAAGCCAAGACTACTTATGAAAATGACTGAACAAGAAACATGGAATCTGAAAGACTTATTTAAAGGAAAAACAGAAGAAGAAATATTTAACAAATCCTTGAATTTAAAGCAACAAATAATACAAAAAAAACCTGATTTAGAAAAAGAACCAACACCTGAATTAATATTAGACATAATAAAACTAAATGAAGAACTCGAACTTGAATTATCAAGAATACTATCTTACTATTCTCTTAGAATGCACACAAACGTAAAAGATGAAGAAGCAAAAGCTAAATTAGATTATTACAAACAAGCAGCATCAGATATAGATAATGAAACAATGTTCTTCGATTTATGGTTTATACAATTAGAAGAACAACAAATAAAGGAATACATAAATAATCCTTTACTAGAAAAATATTCACAACACTTAAAGAATTTAATAAAAGTAAAACCCTACACGAAAACAGAAGAAATAGAACAAATACTAAACATAAAAAACATAACAGGAAGACACGCATTCTCAAACTTATTCGATGTATTAACATCATCATTCAAATTCGAAATTCAAGGACAAGAATTAACACAAGAAGAATTAGTATCAAAATTCTCAGATCCAAATCCTAAAATAAGAGAAGAAGCATACACTGCGTTATTAAATATTTACAAAAAAAACAGCACAACAATATCAGAGATATACAAAAACATAGTTTTGGATTGGAATAATGAAAATCAAAAAATAAGAAAATACGAAAACGCAATAGCTCCAAGAAACACATCTAACGGTTTAACAAACGAAGTAGTACAAACAATGATTAAAGTAATAAGAGAAAACGTAGAATTAATACAAGAATTCTTCAAATTAAAAAAAGAATACTTAGAAAAAAAAGATCAACATCACGCATATTCAAGAATGCACATATACGCACCATACAATTTAACAAAAGAATACGCGTATGAAGAAAGCAAAAAAATATGCTTAGAAACATACAAAGAATTCGACGCAGAATTTTATGAACATGCAAAAAAGATTTTTGATGAAAAACATGTACACTCACATCCTAAAAAAAATAAAAGAAGCGGAGCATTTTGCTACGGACCTAACAATGAAACGACACCCTACGTATTATTGAATCACACAAATAAAATAAAAGATTTATTCACTATGATGCACGAATTAGGACATGGAATACATGACATATACGCGTCTAATAACACAAACATATTATATGACGCGGTACTACCTCTAGCAGAAACAGCATCAATACTAGGAGAAACAATATTATCGAAAAAATTATTACAAACAAATAATAAAGAAGAAAAAATATCCTTAATAATGTATTTAATGGAACACTACTACGCGACGATAATAAGACAAAATTATTTCATAATATTTGAAGAAGAAGCACATAAAAGAATAATGGATGGAGTAACAAAAACAGAACTAGATAATTATTATTACGATCTTTTAAAAGAACAATTTGGTGATATGGAAATACCAGAACTATTCAAACACGAATGGAATTATTTACCGCACATTCACCACGCACCATTCTACTGTTACGCATATAGTTGGGGTAACTTACTAGTTTTAGCATTATACGCAGAATACGAAAAAAATTCAGAATTCAAAGAAAAAATAAAAGACATACTGAAAGCAGGAGGATCTAAAGACACACTAAAAATACTAGAAGAAGCAAACATAGATCCGACAAAAAAAGAATTCTGGGAATCAGGATTCAAAATAATTAAAGAACAATTAGAAGAATTCAAAGAATTAACAAAAAATTAAACATTCAAACTTCTAAGTGTATCAAGATTAACATCATCAATACTTTTCTCTAACTCAAAAAAAGTCAAAACCATTAAACTAATAGAGCCTAACAAAGAACAATAAGAAAAATACAAAGAAAACTCATCATTATTCTTAAAAGACAAACCTAAATCATTAACAGCCTTAAAAAAATTATCAGAACCAAAACTCAAACGCATAATGTTCCTATTAACAGAACAAACATTCTTAAAATAAGAATCCAAATCAGAACAATTAATACTATTTAACAAAGACCTGACGCGTTGAATCTCAACACCCCAAGAATTCATAAAAAACTCAAAAGACTCAACACTGATATTATCTAAAAATTCAATTTCTGCCTTAAATCGCTTAATACTAGCACGAAAAAAATCAATAAAAACACCAACGACCCTCATTAAACGCTCAACATTACCTAAAAAAACAGAATCATTAGAAATAGTACTCAACCAAGAAAAAGACTCAAACAAAAAATCATTACTCTTACTCAAACCCTTACTAACAGACTCTAAAAAAGGCCTTTCATTCTTAACAGCTCTTCTCAACAACCTAATA belongs to Candidatus Woesearchaeota archaeon and includes:
- a CDS encoding saccharopine dehydrogenase NADP-binding domain-containing protein yields the protein NNKEELKKLFKKNKIVIDLLPTIFRKHITEIAIETKTNLVNTSFSYHIEELSNQITQAKIIIMPEAGLDPGIDLILAGEAKKRFDEITHFASACGGVPTKEACDNPLNYKISWNFEGVLSAYKRPANIIEQGNIINIEPEELFNYSEEIEIETIGKMEMYPNGYSTRYAETLELNNVPNVARYTLRWPGHSDFWKKIIQLGIIDDEPILGISPKQYLAKVLESKLQYKENEKDLVVLRNEVKGKIKGKEKTLTQTLIDTKDKTGLMAMNRTVGFTASIIAQMILNKKITKKGLLNPAKDIPYPEFIKELKKRKIKIKETLK
- a CDS encoding DMT family transporter encodes the protein MQFSAVLAIINMLIDLPFLVTANYASLNIKIITMMFFASIIGSLAYLFMAKSVRHTEISIAAPLLALSPALTAIIGFILIGEKLTNLQIIGMALIVIGSYMITLKKEDTFMKGITKVFKYKYYRFILFSVILYSFSSVVDKYLLITHNLEPTTYVAIMQIFIAIHLFTMISIFHGGTKDIKEGFKKAKWLILLVSVFTVGYRFAQSEAFKLTQTGLVIAMKRVSALFVVLIGGEIFKEKHKLQRIIATIIMITGVILIIL
- the leuS gene encoding leucine--tRNA ligase codes for the protein MVDFASIEKKWQKVWDEKGIFKVSEDKSKEKFYVLEMFPYPSASGLHMGHALNYTIGDIFARFKRMTGFNVLYPMGFDSLGLPTENASIKAGVHPRKFTEEAVKNYIRQMKNLGLSYDWSRIVETHKPDYFKWDQWIFLQMYKRGLVYKKTSGVNWCSKCNTVLANEQVHNGMCWRHDDTEVEVKHLSQWFLKISEYSDELYEGIKDLVGWPDTIKKLQLNWINKSFGTEIVFKINGEDWKVFTTRPDTLFGVTFMVVSAQHSKLDELVTDENKQAVDDFRKKIHSVKQEDMDKLEKEGVFTGSFAVHPLTGEEIPVYAGNFVLAEYGSGMVMAVPAHDQRDFEFAKKYEIPIKDVVKGKNEQGKAFTGEGVLVNSKEFNGLSSEVAKKEITKKLESLGVGSEKVNFRLRDWLISRQRYWGTPIPVYYDEDNNPCPVPEDLLPIVLPDDVTFKEGIGNPLETSKSHFVEINGKKYRLETDTMDTFVNSSWYFLRYTDSKNEKEIFSKENVNYWCPVDFYIGGKEHACMHLIYSRFYTKFLRDIGLLKFGEPAKRLFNQGMLLGPDGEKMSKSKGNVVLPETVSDKYGIDSARLFLVSQASPDKDIAWSDTGAEGSFRFVNKLLRFSDSFRENSTSSKVVSKIHKTVRNVTSYIENMKYNLAVIELRELFSEFDKGLSKKDFEVYIKLLSPFMPHIAEELWSRLGNKTLVSVESWPVFDESLIDEKSEYLDDLILDLREDIRSVIKLIGISPKKIRVIVSSEWKYDFIKLYKSIIKETRDSKEIIKRVMSTDLKNHSKDVMKLIPLFLKDESKLTREDISLVEELKNIEENMNLVKDEFGCEVLVEKADDSKEQKADKALPGKPAILVE
- the pyk gene encoding pyruvate kinase — translated: MVKTKIVCTLGPSTNNLKVISGLKKAGVSVFRVNTAHGDFSQYQRFVDFAKKVSVPVMLDLKGPDLRICLKEPLKVKKMELVKIFRKKFPYFNYDIIDSLRKNDLVFFDNGLIKSKVKEKSKDCVLLEFQDDAVVLENKGVNVPNRRLKVPNLSGKDLDVIKFAKKNKVDFVALSFVRNKEDVLRLRKLTDSLIVSKIENNEGLKNIKEIVMVSDAVMIARGDLAVEIGKENVPFVQKNIVDLCNEFGKSCIVATQMFESMVYSVEPTRAEVSDVANAVMDGADAVMLSGETAVGKHPILVIKELSSVLKEADNHVLPKVFEVKNDSESLIGAASSLLFSLDISKIVCLTSSGYTASMISRYRVGKKVIAVTNNDLVSSLLVLSWSVESLVMGKKHVVSAKTLLKRLKFIGVLKNSDKVLLLRNKKEYEKKVTNAIELYDVKDL
- the fen gene encoding flap endonuclease-1, with the protein product MGVAITELLKSHELKVDSLKGKVLAVDAFNVLYMFVTTIRGPDGSPLMDSKGRITSHLTGLFSRFSNLMEKGVKFVFVFDGEAPELKKKERERRYKLKEEAKDLYEQAKDQGDVENMKKFAARSVFLSEDMVVEAKRLISAMGMPVIDAPSEGEAQAAYLVKKGDAFAVLSQDADCLLNEAPRMVRNLSITARRKMPGQLHHKASEPELIVLKENLEFLGMSQDQLIVLSILVGTDYNYGGVKGIGPKKALKLIEKHGDDFDVLFEEAKWSEHFDFSWRNIFDLIKNMPVTDDYVLDFKNPDVDEIKKILVDEHDFSEERVNSTLLKLEEYKKVNAQKGLGDFF
- a CDS encoding lytic murein transglycosylase gives rise to the protein MIKKIVLTSLLSLVPVVHNDDSVNFGDEFIGGVDFPLVSEQKCDTLNFLFDYDYTKSFWVDNYDSLAVSGLVSFKNDLINRGFSEREVKSLLRNARIDDDVTLFFRRNLLKSADSGEVSFEEFGKRIGLDWFVSNAQGFADKYLDVLKKVEDEDGVDYRFVVGILGIETRFGDVNNLGTHNLVNSLVTQYVTTNRKSFAVREADYVLRLSKKFEEDLTGVSGSFAGAIGVGQWIPSSVYNYSRISSIDDLFSVEGIIPSVSNYLKLHDWDSSKNGESLSKGSRNWRAVRAYNHSDTYVKVVNEIALGVSR
- a CDS encoding MBL fold metallo-hydrolase, which translates into the protein MKIKFYGNRGWITQTDEHSCFSIYTKRTKILFDAGSPKILIPENINLDAIILSHVHLDHIKNLYNLLAYMNVNGRKKSLKIYAPINLKGKISEEIIPNADDFRKFSYEFITIPPTKIGDFKFDFFISTQKTKPVVKVYSIKIKTESKSITYITDVSLTNELIEFCKESEIIICDASSRLEQKFGHFSPESVSKIALTTNPKKIILTHFDELTPEEFSKKVNYKNTICATPLLELDI